In Camelus bactrianus isolate YW-2024 breed Bactrian camel chromosome 18, ASM4877302v1, whole genome shotgun sequence, one DNA window encodes the following:
- the CCDC78 gene encoding coiled-coil domain-containing protein 78 isoform X4, translating into MAPPPRSPSGNRLNPFYRITRPQVLPRAKDWLPGVPGGAPAWATSLETELPSDLELSEEQRLQVCKEMVDLQIRTHHLQEQHEAEIFELKSEAQPKDIPTPKKQQQKLGNSLQGEVKQVLEEQRAQQQALEMRVAALGQQLQGAQEEARKAGQRLAAQAMVLSACQGQLSQAEAENARLQLQLKKLNEEYTIRLQHCARVVTVSPGLGGPTEHADGGGQTPAATVLRRFLETTLEDIRAAYHSREQQLAQAARAYRKRLADLSRRHEELLAAHSVQQALADPDGAPKATFGAATLDLEPLPLPEVTKLGHPQEDQARLETKFRELQAQKGPGETSQRGTLEPQGLEAASWAQINQKLQDFSRGTQAELERERAQLLVRATMAEEQLSELQEYVDQHLGSRYKQEILRLRKLVGSGNPWKVGTTPPVKPQRPRTRSR; encoded by the exons ATGGCGCCTCCTCCGCGAAGCCCTTCTGGCAACCGACTGAACCCGTTCTATCGAATCACCAGGCCCCAG GTTCTGCCACGGGCCAAGGACTGGCTGCCAGGAGTCCCTGGGGGTGCCCCAGCCTGGGCCACCAGCCTTGAGACAGAGCTTCCCTCAGATTTAGAGCTGAGTGAGGAACAGCGACTGCAG GTCTGCAAGGAGATGGTCGACCTGCAGATCAGAACCCATCACCTACAGGAGCAGCACGAGGCTGAAATCTTTGAGCTGAAGAGTGAG GCACAGCCCAAGGACATCCCGACCCctaagaagcagcagcagaagctGGGGAACAGC CTGCAGGGAGAAGTAAAGCAGGTGCTGGAGGAGCAAAGGGCTCAGCAGCAGGCACTGGAGATGCGTGT GGCAGCCCTGGGCCAGCAGCTGCAGGGAGCCCAGGAGGAGGCCAGGAAAGCTGGACAGCGACTGGCTGCACAAGCCATG GTGTTGTCAGCCTGCCAGGGCCAGCTCAGCCAGGCTGAGGCGGAGAATGCCCGGCTACAGCTGCAGCTCAAGAAGCTGAATGAGGAGTACACCATTCGGCTGCAGCACTGTGCCCGAGTCGTGACTGTGAGCCCTGGGCTGGGTGGCCCTACG gaGCATGCAGATGGTGGAGGCCAGACGCCTGCCGCCACAGTCCTTCGGAGATTCCTGGAGACCACTCTGGAAGACATTCGGGCGGCATACCACAGTCGTGAGCAACAGCTGGCCCAGGCTGCTCGTGCCTACCGCAAGCGCCTGGCAGATCTGAGCCGTAGGCATGAGGAGCTGCTGGCTGCCCACAG TGTGCAGCAGGCATTGGCAGACCCCGATGGGGCCCCCAAGGCTACCTTTGGTGCAGCCACCTTGGACCTGGAGCCGCTGCCCCTTCCTGAGGTCACCAAGCTCGGCCACCCACAGGAGGACCAGGCTAGGCTGGAGACAAAGTTCCGGGAGCTCCAGGCCCAG AAGGGACCAGGTGAAACCTCCCAGCGGGGCACATTAGAGCCACA GGGCCTGGAAGCTGCATCCTGGGCCCAGATAAACCAGAAGCTACAGGACTTCTCCCGTGGCACTCAG GCAGAACTGGAACGGGAGCGGGCACAGCTGCTGGTCCGGGCCACAATGGCTGAGGAGCAACTTTCTGAGCTACAGGAGTACGTGGACCAGCACCTGGGCAG CAGGTACAAGCAGGAGATCCTGAGGCTGAGGAAGCTGGTGGGGTCAGGGAATCCCTGGAAAGTGGGGACCACACCTCCAGTCAAGCCCCAGCGCCCAAGGACCCGTAGCCGCTAA
- the CCDC78 gene encoding coiled-coil domain-containing protein 78 isoform X1: MAPPPRSPSGNRLNPFYRITRPQVLPRAKDWLPGVPGGAPAWATSLETELPSDLELSEEQRLQVCKEMVDLQIRTHHLQEQHEAEIFELKSEVLWLESRVLELELHGEQAAPAEANAGHCQALTQELGCKAWVQGQSDHHRHQAQPKDIPTPKKQQQKLGNSLQGEVKQVLEEQRAQQQALEMRVAALGQQLQGAQEEARKAGQRLAAQAMVLSACQGQLSQAEAENARLQLQLKKLNEEYTIRLQHCARVVTVSPGLGGPTEHADGGGQTPAATVLRRFLETTLEDIRAAYHSREQQLAQAARAYRKRLADLSRRHEELLAAHSVQQALADPDGAPKATFGAATLDLEPLPLPEVTKLGHPQEDQARLETKFRELQAQKGPGETSQRGTLEPQGLEAASWAQINQKLQDFSRGTQAELERERAQLLVRATMAEEQLSELQEYVDQHLGSRYKQEILRLRKLVGSGNPWKVGTTPPVKPQRPRTRSR, from the exons ATGGCGCCTCCTCCGCGAAGCCCTTCTGGCAACCGACTGAACCCGTTCTATCGAATCACCAGGCCCCAG GTTCTGCCACGGGCCAAGGACTGGCTGCCAGGAGTCCCTGGGGGTGCCCCAGCCTGGGCCACCAGCCTTGAGACAGAGCTTCCCTCAGATTTAGAGCTGAGTGAGGAACAGCGACTGCAG GTCTGCAAGGAGATGGTCGACCTGCAGATCAGAACCCATCACCTACAGGAGCAGCACGAGGCTGAAATCTTTGAGCTGAAGAGTGAG GTCCTGTGGCTGGAGAGCCGGGTACTGGAGCTGGAGCTGCACGGAGAGCAGGCAGCCCCAGCAGAGGCTAATGCAGGGCACTGCCAGGCACTGACACAGGAGCTCGGGTGCAAGGCCTGGGTGCAGGGACAGTCTGATCACCACAGACACCAG GCACAGCCCAAGGACATCCCGACCCctaagaagcagcagcagaagctGGGGAACAGC CTGCAGGGAGAAGTAAAGCAGGTGCTGGAGGAGCAAAGGGCTCAGCAGCAGGCACTGGAGATGCGTGT GGCAGCCCTGGGCCAGCAGCTGCAGGGAGCCCAGGAGGAGGCCAGGAAAGCTGGACAGCGACTGGCTGCACAAGCCATG GTGTTGTCAGCCTGCCAGGGCCAGCTCAGCCAGGCTGAGGCGGAGAATGCCCGGCTACAGCTGCAGCTCAAGAAGCTGAATGAGGAGTACACCATTCGGCTGCAGCACTGTGCCCGAGTCGTGACTGTGAGCCCTGGGCTGGGTGGCCCTACG gaGCATGCAGATGGTGGAGGCCAGACGCCTGCCGCCACAGTCCTTCGGAGATTCCTGGAGACCACTCTGGAAGACATTCGGGCGGCATACCACAGTCGTGAGCAACAGCTGGCCCAGGCTGCTCGTGCCTACCGCAAGCGCCTGGCAGATCTGAGCCGTAGGCATGAGGAGCTGCTGGCTGCCCACAG TGTGCAGCAGGCATTGGCAGACCCCGATGGGGCCCCCAAGGCTACCTTTGGTGCAGCCACCTTGGACCTGGAGCCGCTGCCCCTTCCTGAGGTCACCAAGCTCGGCCACCCACAGGAGGACCAGGCTAGGCTGGAGACAAAGTTCCGGGAGCTCCAGGCCCAG AAGGGACCAGGTGAAACCTCCCAGCGGGGCACATTAGAGCCACA GGGCCTGGAAGCTGCATCCTGGGCCCAGATAAACCAGAAGCTACAGGACTTCTCCCGTGGCACTCAG GCAGAACTGGAACGGGAGCGGGCACAGCTGCTGGTCCGGGCCACAATGGCTGAGGAGCAACTTTCTGAGCTACAGGAGTACGTGGACCAGCACCTGGGCAG CAGGTACAAGCAGGAGATCCTGAGGCTGAGGAAGCTGGTGGGGTCAGGGAATCCCTGGAAAGTGGGGACCACACCTCCAGTCAAGCCCCAGCGCCCAAGGACCCGTAGCCGCTAA
- the CCDC78 gene encoding coiled-coil domain-containing protein 78 isoform X3 — protein MEHAAASASIPRPGAPSRAIENVLPRAKDWLPGVPGGAPAWATSLETELPSDLELSEEQRLQVCKEMVDLQIRTHHLQEQHEAEIFELKSEVLWLESRVLELELHGEQAAPAEANAGHCQALTQELGCKAWVQGQSDHHRHQAQPKDIPTPKKQQQKLGNSLQGEVKQVLEEQRAQQQALEMRVAALGQQLQGAQEEARKAGQRLAAQAMVLSACQGQLSQAEAENARLQLQLKKLNEEYTIRLQHCARVVTEHADGGGQTPAATVLRRFLETTLEDIRAAYHSREQQLAQAARAYRKRLADLSRRHEELLAAHSVQQALADPDGAPKATFGAATLDLEPLPLPEVTKLGHPQEDQARLETKFRELQAQKGPGETSQRGTLEPQGLEAASWAQINQKLQDFSRGTQAELERERAQLLVRATMAEEQLSELQEYVDQHLGSRYKQEILRLRKLVGSGNPWKVGTTPPVKPQRPRTRSR, from the exons ATGGAGCATGCAGCAGCCTCAGCCTCAATTCCCAGGCCAGGGGCCCCATCTCGGGCCATTGAAAAT GTTCTGCCACGGGCCAAGGACTGGCTGCCAGGAGTCCCTGGGGGTGCCCCAGCCTGGGCCACCAGCCTTGAGACAGAGCTTCCCTCAGATTTAGAGCTGAGTGAGGAACAGCGACTGCAG GTCTGCAAGGAGATGGTCGACCTGCAGATCAGAACCCATCACCTACAGGAGCAGCACGAGGCTGAAATCTTTGAGCTGAAGAGTGAG GTCCTGTGGCTGGAGAGCCGGGTACTGGAGCTGGAGCTGCACGGAGAGCAGGCAGCCCCAGCAGAGGCTAATGCAGGGCACTGCCAGGCACTGACACAGGAGCTCGGGTGCAAGGCCTGGGTGCAGGGACAGTCTGATCACCACAGACACCAG GCACAGCCCAAGGACATCCCGACCCctaagaagcagcagcagaagctGGGGAACAGC CTGCAGGGAGAAGTAAAGCAGGTGCTGGAGGAGCAAAGGGCTCAGCAGCAGGCACTGGAGATGCGTGT GGCAGCCCTGGGCCAGCAGCTGCAGGGAGCCCAGGAGGAGGCCAGGAAAGCTGGACAGCGACTGGCTGCACAAGCCATG GTGTTGTCAGCCTGCCAGGGCCAGCTCAGCCAGGCTGAGGCGGAGAATGCCCGGCTACAGCTGCAGCTCAAGAAGCTGAATGAGGAGTACACCATTCGGCTGCAGCACTGTGCCCGAGTCGTGACT gaGCATGCAGATGGTGGAGGCCAGACGCCTGCCGCCACAGTCCTTCGGAGATTCCTGGAGACCACTCTGGAAGACATTCGGGCGGCATACCACAGTCGTGAGCAACAGCTGGCCCAGGCTGCTCGTGCCTACCGCAAGCGCCTGGCAGATCTGAGCCGTAGGCATGAGGAGCTGCTGGCTGCCCACAG TGTGCAGCAGGCATTGGCAGACCCCGATGGGGCCCCCAAGGCTACCTTTGGTGCAGCCACCTTGGACCTGGAGCCGCTGCCCCTTCCTGAGGTCACCAAGCTCGGCCACCCACAGGAGGACCAGGCTAGGCTGGAGACAAAGTTCCGGGAGCTCCAGGCCCAG AAGGGACCAGGTGAAACCTCCCAGCGGGGCACATTAGAGCCACA GGGCCTGGAAGCTGCATCCTGGGCCCAGATAAACCAGAAGCTACAGGACTTCTCCCGTGGCACTCAG GCAGAACTGGAACGGGAGCGGGCACAGCTGCTGGTCCGGGCCACAATGGCTGAGGAGCAACTTTCTGAGCTACAGGAGTACGTGGACCAGCACCTGGGCAG CAGGTACAAGCAGGAGATCCTGAGGCTGAGGAAGCTGGTGGGGTCAGGGAATCCCTGGAAAGTGGGGACCACACCTCCAGTCAAGCCCCAGCGCCCAAGGACCCGTAGCCGCTAA
- the CCDC78 gene encoding coiled-coil domain-containing protein 78 isoform X6: MEHAAASASIPRPGAPSRAIENVLPRAKDWLPGVPGGAPAWATSLETELPSDLELSEEQRLQVCKEMVDLQIRTHHLQEQHEAEIFELKSEVLWLESRVLELELHGEQAAPAEANAGHCQALTQELGCKAWVQGQSDHHRHQAQPKDIPTPKKQQQKLGNSLQGEVKQVLEEQRAQQQALEMRVAALGQQLQGAQEEARKAGQRLAAQAMVLSACQGQLSQAEAENARLQLQLKKLNEEYTIRLQHCARVVTEHADGGGQTPAATVLRRFLETTLEDIRAAYHSREQQLAQAARAYRKRLADLSRRHEELLAAHSVQQALADPDGAPKATFGAATLDLEPLPLPEVTKLGHPQEDQARLETKFRELQAQKGPGETSQRGTLEPQGLEAASWAQINQKLQDFSRGTQNWNGSGHSCWSGPQWLRSNFLSYRSTWTSTWAAGTSRRS, translated from the exons ATGGAGCATGCAGCAGCCTCAGCCTCAATTCCCAGGCCAGGGGCCCCATCTCGGGCCATTGAAAAT GTTCTGCCACGGGCCAAGGACTGGCTGCCAGGAGTCCCTGGGGGTGCCCCAGCCTGGGCCACCAGCCTTGAGACAGAGCTTCCCTCAGATTTAGAGCTGAGTGAGGAACAGCGACTGCAG GTCTGCAAGGAGATGGTCGACCTGCAGATCAGAACCCATCACCTACAGGAGCAGCACGAGGCTGAAATCTTTGAGCTGAAGAGTGAG GTCCTGTGGCTGGAGAGCCGGGTACTGGAGCTGGAGCTGCACGGAGAGCAGGCAGCCCCAGCAGAGGCTAATGCAGGGCACTGCCAGGCACTGACACAGGAGCTCGGGTGCAAGGCCTGGGTGCAGGGACAGTCTGATCACCACAGACACCAG GCACAGCCCAAGGACATCCCGACCCctaagaagcagcagcagaagctGGGGAACAGC CTGCAGGGAGAAGTAAAGCAGGTGCTGGAGGAGCAAAGGGCTCAGCAGCAGGCACTGGAGATGCGTGT GGCAGCCCTGGGCCAGCAGCTGCAGGGAGCCCAGGAGGAGGCCAGGAAAGCTGGACAGCGACTGGCTGCACAAGCCATG GTGTTGTCAGCCTGCCAGGGCCAGCTCAGCCAGGCTGAGGCGGAGAATGCCCGGCTACAGCTGCAGCTCAAGAAGCTGAATGAGGAGTACACCATTCGGCTGCAGCACTGTGCCCGAGTCGTGACT gaGCATGCAGATGGTGGAGGCCAGACGCCTGCCGCCACAGTCCTTCGGAGATTCCTGGAGACCACTCTGGAAGACATTCGGGCGGCATACCACAGTCGTGAGCAACAGCTGGCCCAGGCTGCTCGTGCCTACCGCAAGCGCCTGGCAGATCTGAGCCGTAGGCATGAGGAGCTGCTGGCTGCCCACAG TGTGCAGCAGGCATTGGCAGACCCCGATGGGGCCCCCAAGGCTACCTTTGGTGCAGCCACCTTGGACCTGGAGCCGCTGCCCCTTCCTGAGGTCACCAAGCTCGGCCACCCACAGGAGGACCAGGCTAGGCTGGAGACAAAGTTCCGGGAGCTCCAGGCCCAG AAGGGACCAGGTGAAACCTCCCAGCGGGGCACATTAGAGCCACA GGGCCTGGAAGCTGCATCCTGGGCCCAGATAAACCAGAAGCTACAGGACTTCTCCCGTGGCACTCAG AACTGGAACGGGAGCGGGCACAGCTGCTGGTCCGGGCCACAATGGCTGAGGAGCAACTTTCTGAGCTACAGGAGTACGTGGACCAGCACCTGGGCAG CAGGTACAAGCAGGAGATCCTGA
- the CCDC78 gene encoding coiled-coil domain-containing protein 78 isoform X5, with protein MEHAAASASIPRPGAPSRAIENVLPRAKDWLPGVPGGAPAWATSLETELPSDLELSEEQRLQVCKEMVDLQIRTHHLQEQHEAEIFELKSEVLWLESRVLELELHGEQAAPAEANAGHCQALTQELGCKAWVQGQSDHHRHQAQPKDIPTPKKQQQKLGNSLQGEVKQVLEEQRAQQQALEMRVAALGQQLQGAQEEARKAGQRLAAQAMVLSACQGQLSQAEAENARLQLQLKKLNEEYTIRLQHCARVVTEHADGGGQTPAATVLRRFLETTLEDIRAAYHSREQQLAQAARAYRKRLADLSRRHEELLAAHSVQQALADPDGAPKATFGAATLDLEPLPLPEVTKLGHPQEDQARLETKFRELQAQKGPGETSQRGTLEPQGLEAASWAQINQKLQDFSRGTQAELERERAQLLVRATMAEEQLSELQEYVDQHLGRYKQEILRLRKLVGSGNPWKVGTTPPVKPQRPRTRSR; from the exons ATGGAGCATGCAGCAGCCTCAGCCTCAATTCCCAGGCCAGGGGCCCCATCTCGGGCCATTGAAAAT GTTCTGCCACGGGCCAAGGACTGGCTGCCAGGAGTCCCTGGGGGTGCCCCAGCCTGGGCCACCAGCCTTGAGACAGAGCTTCCCTCAGATTTAGAGCTGAGTGAGGAACAGCGACTGCAG GTCTGCAAGGAGATGGTCGACCTGCAGATCAGAACCCATCACCTACAGGAGCAGCACGAGGCTGAAATCTTTGAGCTGAAGAGTGAG GTCCTGTGGCTGGAGAGCCGGGTACTGGAGCTGGAGCTGCACGGAGAGCAGGCAGCCCCAGCAGAGGCTAATGCAGGGCACTGCCAGGCACTGACACAGGAGCTCGGGTGCAAGGCCTGGGTGCAGGGACAGTCTGATCACCACAGACACCAG GCACAGCCCAAGGACATCCCGACCCctaagaagcagcagcagaagctGGGGAACAGC CTGCAGGGAGAAGTAAAGCAGGTGCTGGAGGAGCAAAGGGCTCAGCAGCAGGCACTGGAGATGCGTGT GGCAGCCCTGGGCCAGCAGCTGCAGGGAGCCCAGGAGGAGGCCAGGAAAGCTGGACAGCGACTGGCTGCACAAGCCATG GTGTTGTCAGCCTGCCAGGGCCAGCTCAGCCAGGCTGAGGCGGAGAATGCCCGGCTACAGCTGCAGCTCAAGAAGCTGAATGAGGAGTACACCATTCGGCTGCAGCACTGTGCCCGAGTCGTGACT gaGCATGCAGATGGTGGAGGCCAGACGCCTGCCGCCACAGTCCTTCGGAGATTCCTGGAGACCACTCTGGAAGACATTCGGGCGGCATACCACAGTCGTGAGCAACAGCTGGCCCAGGCTGCTCGTGCCTACCGCAAGCGCCTGGCAGATCTGAGCCGTAGGCATGAGGAGCTGCTGGCTGCCCACAG TGTGCAGCAGGCATTGGCAGACCCCGATGGGGCCCCCAAGGCTACCTTTGGTGCAGCCACCTTGGACCTGGAGCCGCTGCCCCTTCCTGAGGTCACCAAGCTCGGCCACCCACAGGAGGACCAGGCTAGGCTGGAGACAAAGTTCCGGGAGCTCCAGGCCCAG AAGGGACCAGGTGAAACCTCCCAGCGGGGCACATTAGAGCCACA GGGCCTGGAAGCTGCATCCTGGGCCCAGATAAACCAGAAGCTACAGGACTTCTCCCGTGGCACTCAG GCAGAACTGGAACGGGAGCGGGCACAGCTGCTGGTCCGGGCCACAATGGCTGAGGAGCAACTTTCTGAGCTACAGGAGTACGTGGACCAGCACCTGGGCAG GTACAAGCAGGAGATCCTGAGGCTGAGGAAGCTGGTGGGGTCAGGGAATCCCTGGAAAGTGGGGACCACACCTCCAGTCAAGCCCCAGCGCCCAAGGACCCGTAGCCGCTAA
- the CCDC78 gene encoding coiled-coil domain-containing protein 78 isoform X2, whose protein sequence is MEHAAASASIPRPGAPSRAIENVLPRAKDWLPGVPGGAPAWATSLETELPSDLELSEEQRLQVCKEMVDLQIRTHHLQEQHEAEIFELKSEVLWLESRVLELELHGEQAAPAEANAGHCQALTQELGCKAWVQGQSDHHRHQAQPKDIPTPKKQQQKLGNSLQGEVKQVLEEQRAQQQALEMRVAALGQQLQGAQEEARKAGQRLAAQAMVLSACQGQLSQAEAENARLQLQLKKLNEEYTIRLQHCARVVTVSPGLGGPTEHADGGGQTPAATVLRRFLETTLEDIRAAYHSREQQLAQAARAYRKRLADLSRRHEELLAAHSVQQALADPDGAPKATFGAATLDLEPLPLPEVTKLGHPQEDQARLETKFRELQAQKGPGETSQRGTLEPQGLEAASWAQINQKLQDFSRGTQAELERERAQLLVRATMAEEQLSELQEYVDQHLGSRYKQEILRLRKLVGSGNPWKVGTTPPVKPQRPRTRSR, encoded by the exons ATGGAGCATGCAGCAGCCTCAGCCTCAATTCCCAGGCCAGGGGCCCCATCTCGGGCCATTGAAAAT GTTCTGCCACGGGCCAAGGACTGGCTGCCAGGAGTCCCTGGGGGTGCCCCAGCCTGGGCCACCAGCCTTGAGACAGAGCTTCCCTCAGATTTAGAGCTGAGTGAGGAACAGCGACTGCAG GTCTGCAAGGAGATGGTCGACCTGCAGATCAGAACCCATCACCTACAGGAGCAGCACGAGGCTGAAATCTTTGAGCTGAAGAGTGAG GTCCTGTGGCTGGAGAGCCGGGTACTGGAGCTGGAGCTGCACGGAGAGCAGGCAGCCCCAGCAGAGGCTAATGCAGGGCACTGCCAGGCACTGACACAGGAGCTCGGGTGCAAGGCCTGGGTGCAGGGACAGTCTGATCACCACAGACACCAG GCACAGCCCAAGGACATCCCGACCCctaagaagcagcagcagaagctGGGGAACAGC CTGCAGGGAGAAGTAAAGCAGGTGCTGGAGGAGCAAAGGGCTCAGCAGCAGGCACTGGAGATGCGTGT GGCAGCCCTGGGCCAGCAGCTGCAGGGAGCCCAGGAGGAGGCCAGGAAAGCTGGACAGCGACTGGCTGCACAAGCCATG GTGTTGTCAGCCTGCCAGGGCCAGCTCAGCCAGGCTGAGGCGGAGAATGCCCGGCTACAGCTGCAGCTCAAGAAGCTGAATGAGGAGTACACCATTCGGCTGCAGCACTGTGCCCGAGTCGTGACTGTGAGCCCTGGGCTGGGTGGCCCTACG gaGCATGCAGATGGTGGAGGCCAGACGCCTGCCGCCACAGTCCTTCGGAGATTCCTGGAGACCACTCTGGAAGACATTCGGGCGGCATACCACAGTCGTGAGCAACAGCTGGCCCAGGCTGCTCGTGCCTACCGCAAGCGCCTGGCAGATCTGAGCCGTAGGCATGAGGAGCTGCTGGCTGCCCACAG TGTGCAGCAGGCATTGGCAGACCCCGATGGGGCCCCCAAGGCTACCTTTGGTGCAGCCACCTTGGACCTGGAGCCGCTGCCCCTTCCTGAGGTCACCAAGCTCGGCCACCCACAGGAGGACCAGGCTAGGCTGGAGACAAAGTTCCGGGAGCTCCAGGCCCAG AAGGGACCAGGTGAAACCTCCCAGCGGGGCACATTAGAGCCACA GGGCCTGGAAGCTGCATCCTGGGCCCAGATAAACCAGAAGCTACAGGACTTCTCCCGTGGCACTCAG GCAGAACTGGAACGGGAGCGGGCACAGCTGCTGGTCCGGGCCACAATGGCTGAGGAGCAACTTTCTGAGCTACAGGAGTACGTGGACCAGCACCTGGGCAG CAGGTACAAGCAGGAGATCCTGAGGCTGAGGAAGCTGGTGGGGTCAGGGAATCCCTGGAAAGTGGGGACCACACCTCCAGTCAAGCCCCAGCGCCCAAGGACCCGTAGCCGCTAA
- the ANTKMT gene encoding adenine nucleotide translocase lysine N-methyltransferase, whose protein sequence is MEQDDPAEELTELRERPLGALALLQVAAGSGLAAYAVWALLLQPGFRRVPLRLQVPYVGASARQVEHVLSLLRGRPGKMVDLGSGDGRIVLAAHKCGLRPAVGYELNPWLVGLAWLHAWRAGCAGSVCYRRENLWKVSLRDCHNVSVFLAPSVLPLLEDKLQAELPAGARVVSGRFPLPTWQPVAVVGEGLDRVWAYDVHRGGPAGQVAPAPTSASVPGSPSSQSG, encoded by the exons ATGGAGCAGGATGACCCGGCTGAAGAGCTGACGGAGCTACGCGAGCGGCCGCTGGGCGCGTTGGCCCTGCTGCAGGTGGCGGCGGGCTCAGGCCTGGCCGCCTACGCCGTGTGGGCGCTGCTGCTGCAGCCGGGCTTCCGCCGCGTGCCGCTACGGCTGCAG GTGCCCTATGTCGGTGCGAGTGCCCGGCAGGTGGAGCACGTGTTGTCGCTGCTGCGAGGCCGTCCTGGAAAGATGGTGGACCTGGGTTCTGGTGATGGCAGAATT GTGCTGGCTGCCCACAAGTGTGGTCTCCGCCCAGCTGTGGGCTACGAGCTGAACCCGTGGCTGGTGGGGCTGGCATGGCTGCATGCCTGGAGGGCAGGCTGTGCAGGCAGTGTCTGCTACCGCCGTGAAAATCTCTGGAAG GTGAGCCTGAGAGACTGCCACAACGTGTCTGTGTTCCTGGCTCCTAGCGTG CTCCCACTGCTGGAGGACAAGCTGCAGGCAGAGCTGCCTGCAGGAGCCCGTGTGGTGTCAGGgcgcttccccctccccacctggcagCCGGTGGCTGTGGTGGGTGAAGGCCTGGACCGTGTCTGGGCCTATGATGTCCATAGGGGTGGGCCAGCTGGGCAAGTTGCCCCAGCACCCACTTCTGCTTCAGTACCTGGGTCCCCCAGTTCTCAGTCTGGCTGA
- the METRN gene encoding meteorin, with protein sequence MSSRGAPSRVLPGLQAGPPAPESAAVIGGKFGGRCAIGRLARPPLPGSSQAPRGVRGRPAQAVGPVRGRAPRPSCSPPRPRASSRAMPPPALLCALCCGLLAVAARAGYSEDRCSWRGSGLTQEPGSVGQLALACAEGGIEWLYPAGALRLTLGGSDPGGRPSIACLRPARPFAGAQVFAEREGGTLELLLAEGRGPARGRCVRWGPREHRALFLQATPHPDISRRVASFRFELREDGRPELPPQAQGLGADGACRPCSDAEFLLAACTSDFVILGTIHGVTHDTELQESIITVAAVRVLRQTLPLFRIGGPGAQVQASIRTPLRCGVRPGPGIFLFMGWSHFGEAWLGCAPRFREFSRVYAAAHTNHLHPCEVVLD encoded by the exons ATGTCCAGCCGCGGAGCCCCCTCCCGGGTGCTTCCTGGACTGCAGGCTGGTCCTCCCGCTCCTGAGAGCGCCGCTGTGATTGGCGGAAAGTTCGGGGGCCGCTGCGCGATTGGCCGCCTGGCCCGTCCCCCGCTCCCTGGAAGCTCCCAGGCGCCTCGCGGGGTGCGCGGCCGGCCGGCGCAGGCGGTGGGGCCTGTGCGGGGCCGGGCCCCGCGCCCCAGCTGCTCCCCACCGCGCCCCCGCGCGTCCTCGCGCGCCATGCCTCCCCCTGCGCTGCTCTGCGCGCTTTGCTGCGGCCTCTTGGCCGTGGCCGCCCGCGCCGGCTACTCGGAGGACCgctgcagctggaggggcag CGGCCTCACCCAGGAGCCCGGCAGCGTGGGACAGCTGGCCCTGGCCTGTGCGGAGGGCGGGATCGAGTGGCTGTACCCCGCCGGGGCGCTGCGCCTCACCCTAGGCGGCTCCGACCCCGGCGGGCGGCCGAGCATCGCCTGCCTGCGGCCGGCGCGGCCCTTCGCAGGAGCCCAAGTCTTCgcggagagggagggaggcactcTGGAGCTGCTCCTGGCCGAGGGCCGAGGCCCGGCCAGGGGCCGATGCGTGCGCTGGGGTCCTCGCGAGCACCGGGCCCTCTTCCTGCAGGCCACTCCACATCCCGATATCAGCCGCCGCGTGGCTTCCTTCCGCTTCGAACTGCGGGAAGACGGGCGTCCAGAACTGCCTCCGCAGGCCCAGGGACTTGGTGCAGATG GTGCCTGCAGACCCTGCAGTGATGCTGAGTTCCTTCTGGCTGCATGCACCAGTGACTTTG TGATCCTCGGAACCATCCATGGGGTAACCCACGACACAGAGCTGCAGGAGTCCATTATCACCGTGGCGGCTGTCCGTGTCCTCCGCCAGACGCTGCCGCTGTTCCGGATAGGGGGCCCTGGGGCCCAGGTGCAGGCCTCCATTCGCACCCCACTGCGCTGTGGTGTCCGCCCCGGCCCTGGCATCTTCCTCTTCATGGGCTGGAGCCACTTTGGTGAGGCCTGGCTGGGCTGCGCCCCCCGCTTCCGGGAATTCAGCCGTGTCTATGCAGCTGCCCACACCAACCACCTCCACCCTTGTGAGGTGGTGCTGGACTGA